One window of the Pyrus communis chromosome 17, drPyrComm1.1, whole genome shotgun sequence genome contains the following:
- the LOC137722190 gene encoding uncharacterized protein — translation MNTIFRSHEQWDLVKKGYDHSTKKEEELIEVEQKLIRKNVVKNARALGIIQGAISDQIFPRIATQESAKATWDILKEEFVGDKQVRFVKLQDLKRDFEYTHMNDNESLSVYIAKLFDLINQMRSYGEDLGNQRIIQKLLISLPKSYDSIAAVTEITKDLETMDAQDVVAILKGYEQRLDRHDI, via the coding sequence ATGAATACCATTTTTCGTTCACATGAACAGTGGGATCTGGTTAAGAAGGGTTACGATCATTCAacgaagaaggaggaagagctTATAGAGGTGGAGCAGAAACTGATACGAAAGAATGTAGTTAAGAATGCCAGAGCACTGGGTATCATCCAAGGTGCTATTTCAGATCAAATTTTCCCAAGAATTGCAACCCAGGAAAGTGCAAAGGCTACGTGGGACATTTTGAAAGAAGAATTTGTTGGTGATAAGCAAGTAAGATTTGTGAAACTCCAAGATCTTAAACGAGATTTTGAGTATACTCACATGAATGATAATGAATCTCTCTCTGTGTATATTGCTAAATTGTTTGATCTGATTAATCAAATGAGAAGCTATGGTGAAGATCTGGGTAATCAAAGAATTATCCAGAAATTGTTAATTAGTTTGCCTAAGTCTTATGATAGTATTGCAGCAGTGACAGAAATTACTAAGGATTTGGAAACCATGGATGCTCAGGATGTGGTTGCCATCTTAAAGGGTTATGAACAAAGACTTGATAGACATGACATCTAA